In a single window of the Streptomyces cinnabarinus genome:
- a CDS encoding GMC oxidoreductase, with amino-acid sequence MVVAVGDGTHYDVVIIGTGAGGGTLAHRLAPSGKRILLVERGGHLPRERDNWDSTAVFVKGKYRAPEFWLDKHGDEFPPEVNYYVGGNTKFYGAALFRLRPQDFGELRHHGGVSPAWPIRYQDLEPYYTQAEHLYLVHGRHGEDPGEGPVSAQYAHPPVAHEPRIQQLSDDLEKRGLHPFHLPIGVNLSQEDGGRPTHSSVCIRCDRVDGFPCLVRGKSDAEVICVEPALEHPNVEMVTHTQVVRLETDERGRRVSAVVGRLPDGSQVRFTADVVVVSCGAVNSAALLLASANEHHPRGLANSSDVVGRFYMRHNNLALMAVSKEPNDTKFQKTLALHDWYLGADDWDFPLGGIQMLGKSDAEQIHGEAPRWAGAVAPDMPFEVLAHHAVDFWLCGEDLPLADNRVTLDGDARIRLALDERNNIEGLKRLRHKLQGMLGHLGMHEHRLLSRSIYLHKGMPIGATAHQAGTVRFGTDPADSALDVHCKAHDLDNLYVVDTSFFPSIGAVNPSLTAIANALRVGDHLLARLG; translated from the coding sequence ATGGTGGTCGCCGTGGGCGACGGCACGCACTACGACGTCGTCATCATCGGCACCGGAGCCGGTGGAGGCACCCTCGCCCATCGCCTCGCCCCGTCGGGCAAGCGCATCCTTCTGGTCGAGCGCGGCGGCCATCTGCCACGTGAACGCGACAACTGGGACTCGACGGCCGTGTTCGTCAAGGGCAAGTACCGGGCGCCGGAGTTCTGGCTCGACAAGCACGGCGACGAGTTCCCGCCCGAGGTCAACTACTACGTCGGCGGAAACACCAAGTTCTACGGTGCGGCCCTGTTCCGGCTGCGGCCCCAGGACTTCGGCGAGCTGCGTCATCACGGCGGTGTCTCTCCCGCCTGGCCGATCCGGTACCAGGATCTGGAGCCGTACTACACGCAGGCCGAGCATCTGTATCTCGTCCACGGACGGCACGGTGAGGATCCCGGCGAGGGCCCGGTGAGCGCGCAGTACGCCCATCCGCCCGTGGCACACGAGCCGCGCATCCAGCAGTTGAGCGACGACCTGGAAAAGCGCGGCCTGCACCCGTTCCACCTGCCGATCGGGGTCAACCTGAGCCAGGAGGACGGGGGGCGGCCCACTCACTCCAGTGTCTGCATCCGGTGCGACCGGGTCGACGGCTTCCCGTGTCTGGTGCGCGGCAAGTCCGACGCCGAGGTGATCTGTGTCGAGCCCGCTCTGGAGCACCCCAATGTCGAGATGGTCACGCACACGCAGGTGGTGCGGCTGGAGACCGATGAGCGCGGTCGCAGGGTCAGCGCGGTCGTCGGCCGGCTTCCCGACGGCTCGCAGGTCCGGTTCACCGCGGATGTCGTGGTCGTCTCCTGCGGGGCGGTCAATTCCGCTGCGCTGCTGCTGGCCTCGGCGAACGAGCATCATCCCCGGGGCCTCGCCAACAGCTCCGACGTGGTCGGCCGGTTCTACATGCGGCACAACAACCTGGCCCTGATGGCGGTGTCGAAGGAACCCAATGACACCAAGTTCCAAAAGACCCTGGCCCTGCACGACTGGTATCTCGGCGCGGACGACTGGGACTTTCCCCTGGGCGGCATCCAGATGCTGGGCAAGTCGGACGCCGAGCAGATCCACGGCGAGGCTCCCCGGTGGGCCGGTGCGGTGGCACCCGACATGCCGTTCGAGGTACTGGCCCATCACGCCGTCGACTTCTGGCTGTGCGGAGAGGACCTGCCGCTGGCGGACAACCGGGTCACCCTCGACGGTGACGCTCGCATCCGGCTCGCTCTCGACGAGCGGAACAACATCGAGGGCCTGAAGCGTCTGCGGCACAAACTGCAGGGCATGCTGGGCCACTTGGGCATGCACGAGCACCGGCTGCTGTCCCGCAGCATCTATCTGCACAAGGGCATGCCGATCGGAGCGACGGCGCACCAGGCGGGCACCGTGCGTTTCGGCACCGATCCGGCCGATTCCGCGCTGGATGTGCACTGCAAGGCACATGACCTGGACAACCTGTACGTCGTCGACACGAGCTTTTTCCCGAGCATCGGCGCGGTCAACCCGTCCTTGACGGCCATCGCCAACGCCCTGCGGGTCGGCGACCACCTCCTGGCCCGGCTGGGCTGA
- a CDS encoding cyclase family protein, with translation MSAHEFRALYERLREQAAQPTVDGRTGALRHLTPERVTAAAGEVRTGRTVSLAAAIDTVRGPDDPEPAVHRMTGPSPGEITSKGLHFATDRFAMNVHGDADSHLDALCHVVFNGQLYGGVPASAVTAEGASRLSVDLVGNGLVGRGVLLDIPRLRGVPWLDPGDHVTLDDLRAAEAAQGVRVGAGDLLFVRVGHRLRRTELGPWNSAEARVGLHPTVAEFLAERKVTALGSDGNNDTAPSSVPDVAFPVHVLAIHAMGIHLMDYLRFEDLVPACVRARRWSFLCVVAPLRLAGATGSPVNPIAVL, from the coding sequence ATGAGCGCGCACGAATTCCGGGCGCTGTACGAACGCCTGCGCGAGCAGGCGGCGCAGCCGACGGTGGACGGCAGAACGGGTGCGCTGCGTCATCTGACTCCTGAGCGGGTCACAGCGGCCGCTGGGGAAGTCCGCACAGGACGTACCGTGTCGCTGGCGGCCGCGATCGATACCGTGCGGGGCCCCGACGACCCCGAACCGGCGGTGCACCGGATGACCGGCCCGAGCCCGGGCGAAATCACCTCGAAGGGGCTGCACTTCGCCACGGACCGTTTCGCCATGAACGTGCACGGCGACGCGGACAGTCATCTCGACGCCCTGTGCCACGTCGTGTTCAACGGTCAGCTCTACGGTGGGGTGCCCGCGAGCGCGGTGACGGCCGAGGGTGCTTCGAGGCTCTCCGTCGACCTGGTCGGCAACGGTCTCGTCGGCCGGGGCGTGCTGCTGGACATCCCGCGGCTGCGCGGCGTGCCCTGGCTGGATCCGGGCGACCACGTGACCCTGGACGATCTGAGGGCTGCCGAGGCCGCTCAGGGGGTCCGCGTCGGTGCGGGCGACCTGCTGTTCGTCAGGGTGGGCCATCGTCTGCGGCGCACGGAACTCGGGCCGTGGAACAGCGCGGAGGCTCGGGTGGGTCTGCATCCGACGGTGGCGGAGTTTCTGGCCGAGCGGAAGGTCACGGCCCTGGGGAGTGACGGCAACAACGACACCGCGCCCAGTTCGGTGCCGGACGTCGCCTTCCCCGTACATGTCCTGGCCATCCACGCCATGGGCATCCACCTGATGGACTACCTGCGGTTCGAGGATCTCGTCCCCGCCTGTGTGCGGGCCCGCCGGTGGAGCTTCCTGTGTGTGGTCGCTCCGCTGCGGCTGGCCGGAGCCACGGGATCGCCCGTGAACCCGATCGCGGTCCTGTGA
- a CDS encoding DUF7144 family membrane protein: MTAHTQAPGRRGHTHGSGLLVFAAVIMIFSGIMTLLEGIAAIAKDDVFLATRNYVFEFSLTGWGWIHLILGIFIMLAGFALFKGAVWARIVGVLLAGLSMIANFMWLPHQPWWALLFIALDALVIWALCVAPGPLRD; the protein is encoded by the coding sequence ATGACAGCCCACACGCAAGCCCCTGGTCGGCGAGGGCACACGCACGGCAGCGGTCTGCTGGTGTTCGCCGCTGTCATCATGATTTTCAGCGGCATCATGACGCTGCTGGAAGGCATCGCGGCCATAGCCAAGGACGACGTGTTCCTGGCCACCCGCAATTATGTCTTCGAGTTCAGCCTCACCGGCTGGGGCTGGATCCATCTCATTCTGGGCATCTTCATCATGCTCGCCGGGTTCGCCCTGTTCAAAGGCGCCGTATGGGCCAGGATCGTCGGCGTTCTGCTGGCCGGTCTCAGCATGATCGCCAACTTCATGTGGCTCCCCCACCAGCCGTGGTGGGCGCTGTTGTTCATCGCCCTGGACGCGCTCGTCATCTGGGCGCTGTGCGTGGCTCCCGGTCCTCTGCGGGACTGA